In the genome of Taurinivorans muris, one region contains:
- a CDS encoding HesA/MoeB/ThiF family protein produces MQTRYDRQIIISEIGEKGQEKLRKSEVLLIGFGGLGTPCATYLAQAGIGRLEIIDADTVAFSNLNRQFFFTEQDIDLYKAHIAEKIIGKMNSDVNVRGRVLRIDEKNAEDCIQGFDIVVNCVDNIETRKIVHNACLKYDIPLVEGGIDSFYGFVSCIKKGYPCLNCMGFFDGKQKAVTPVLGAVAGIIGSMQAVEALKILLGVNGVLYGKILYYDAKRQETELVTIPGKRNCICHKR; encoded by the coding sequence TTGCAGACGAGATATGACAGGCAAATCATTATATCGGAAATTGGAGAAAAAGGACAGGAAAAACTTCGTAAATCGGAAGTATTGCTTATAGGCTTTGGAGGGCTCGGAACTCCTTGTGCAACGTATCTGGCTCAAGCAGGCATAGGCCGGCTTGAAATTATCGATGCCGATACTGTTGCATTTTCTAATTTAAACCGGCAATTCTTTTTTACGGAACAAGACATTGATTTATATAAAGCGCATATCGCGGAAAAAATTATCGGAAAAATGAACAGCGACGTAAATGTTCGCGGGCGGGTTTTGCGCATTGATGAAAAAAATGCGGAAGATTGTATCCAAGGTTTTGATATTGTCGTGAATTGTGTTGATAATATTGAAACGAGAAAAATTGTGCATAATGCATGTCTGAAATATGATATTCCTTTGGTCGAGGGGGGAATTGACAGTTTTTACGGTTTTGTTTCCTGCATAAAAAAAGGGTATCCCTGCTTGAACTGCATGGGGTTTTTTGATGGGAAACAAAAAGCTGTGACGCCTGTTTTGGGGGCTGTGGCTGGAATTATCGGCTCCATGCAGGCTGTGGAAGCTTTGAAGATTTTGCTTGGCGTGAACGGTGTTTTGTATGGCAAAATTTTATATTACGATGCGAAACGACAAGAAACGGAACTTGTCACCATTCCCGGAAAACGGAATTGTATCTGTCATAAGAGGTGA
- a CDS encoding MoaD/ThiS family protein: MIEVRLFATLRDNREKTYFLPAEDFHCALDILHFLDIPKEAVSTLLINGFHKKPEDEVKDTDVVALFPPVGGG; this comes from the coding sequence ATGATAGAGGTCAGATTATTTGCCACACTGCGTGATAATCGGGAAAAAACGTATTTTTTGCCTGCTGAAGATTTTCATTGCGCATTGGATATATTGCATTTTCTCGATATTCCAAAAGAAGCGGTCAGCACACTTTTGATCAATGGCTTTCATAAAAAGCCGGAAGATGAAGTGAAAGATACCGATGTTGTGGCATTATTCCCGCCTGTAGGAGGAGGGTAG
- a CDS encoding alanine/glycine:cation symporter family protein, which yields METLINFLSALSGFVWGPVMLVLLIGVGLYLTISLKFFTFRHIPTAFKSIMGGNQKGNGSGEISPFSALMTALAGTIGTGSIAGVATAIFWGGPGALFWMWITALVGMTTKFCEILLSVYYREKTANGSYVGGSMFFIERGLGSKFKFLSVMFSAFCILACFGTGNMIQSNTIAESLKGSFSIPSEYTALALFFIAGTVILGGVKRIGDFASKVVPFMAFLYIGISVAVFIMYYDKFFDVLLMIVSDAFTGTAVQGGFAGSTIMLAIRYGMARGVFSNEAGLGTAPIAHAASTNDCAVDQAIFGMLDTIITTIIVCSMTGFTIIITGMWTSPDQLNGATLAAASYSFAIPHGDKIVTVCLLFFAFTTILSWSLYGERCCIYLFGEKSIRYFRYAYVILVPVGAISQLDVIWLISDCANALMAIPNLTGILLLSPVILKLVEKYKKDGTVPSFDESEEMGHPHWKQILHGRLPRPHRTK from the coding sequence ATGGAAACGCTTATCAATTTTCTCAGCGCATTGAGCGGCTTTGTTTGGGGACCTGTCATGCTTGTCCTGCTTATCGGTGTCGGTCTTTATTTAACAATCAGTTTAAAATTTTTCACGTTCCGCCATATTCCGACTGCGTTTAAAAGCATTATGGGCGGCAACCAAAAAGGAAACGGCTCCGGAGAGATTTCTCCTTTCAGCGCTTTGATGACAGCCCTTGCGGGGACTATCGGCACGGGCAGTATCGCCGGCGTCGCAACCGCTATTTTTTGGGGAGGTCCCGGAGCGTTGTTTTGGATGTGGATTACCGCTCTTGTCGGAATGACGACAAAATTCTGTGAAATTTTGCTTTCTGTTTATTATAGGGAAAAAACAGCAAACGGCAGCTATGTCGGCGGTTCAATGTTCTTTATCGAACGGGGGCTCGGGTCCAAATTCAAATTTTTGAGCGTCATGTTCAGCGCCTTCTGTATTCTTGCCTGCTTCGGCACAGGAAACATGATACAGTCAAACACCATTGCGGAATCATTAAAAGGCAGTTTCAGCATTCCTTCCGAATATACCGCCCTTGCCTTATTCTTCATCGCGGGAACAGTCATTTTGGGCGGAGTGAAACGGATTGGCGATTTTGCAAGTAAAGTCGTCCCGTTCATGGCATTTCTTTATATCGGTATTTCCGTTGCCGTATTCATCATGTACTATGATAAATTTTTCGACGTCTTACTTATGATTGTTTCGGACGCTTTTACAGGAACTGCCGTGCAAGGCGGTTTTGCCGGTTCCACGATTATGCTCGCCATTCGCTACGGCATGGCGCGCGGCGTGTTCTCAAACGAAGCCGGACTGGGCACAGCCCCCATAGCGCATGCCGCCTCAACCAACGACTGCGCTGTCGACCAAGCGATTTTCGGCATGCTCGACACCATCATCACGACCATCATCGTTTGCAGCATGACCGGCTTCACCATCATCATTACCGGAATGTGGACTTCACCCGATCAATTGAACGGCGCGACCTTAGCCGCCGCTTCCTACAGCTTCGCCATTCCCCACGGAGATAAGATTGTCACCGTCTGTCTGCTGTTTTTTGCATTCACCACAATCTTAAGCTGGAGCTTATACGGTGAGCGCTGCTGCATATACCTATTCGGGGAAAAATCCATACGCTATTTCCGCTATGCTTACGTTATCTTGGTTCCGGTCGGGGCAATCTCGCAGTTGGACGTTATCTGGCTTATTTCAGACTGCGCAAACGCCCTTATGGCAATTCCGAACTTGACAGGCATTCTCCTGCTCAGCCCTGTCATCCTCAAACTTGTTGAAAAATACAAGAAAGACGGCACTGTTCCTTCCTTTGACGAATCGGAAGAAATGGGGCATCCCCATTGGAAGCAAATCCTGCACGGCCGTTTACCCCGCCCGCATCGTACAAAATAA
- a CDS encoding amino acid ABC transporter ATP-binding protein has translation MTNPVNSYSALAAPDLDAAISMRGVWKLYGDVVALKDLNLDVQKGEKVVIIGPSGSGKSTALRTINRLEDIHLGQIYIDGKDICDKKNDINLMRQNVGMVFQNFNLFPHMDVMKNLIIAPMKLRKISKSEAEDRALFLLKKVGLADKVKAYPSQLSGGQQQRVAIARALAMQPNIMLFDEPTSALDPEMIGEVLDVMVNLAKEGMTMVVVTHEMGFARQVADRVIFMDQGVILEQGAPLQVFDYPQNPRLQQFLKQIL, from the coding sequence ATGACAAATCCCGTTAATTCATACAGCGCTTTGGCTGCACCCGATTTAGACGCTGCCATATCCATGCGCGGCGTGTGGAAACTTTATGGTGATGTGGTTGCCCTTAAAGATTTGAATTTAGATGTGCAGAAAGGCGAAAAGGTTGTTATTATCGGTCCTTCCGGTTCCGGCAAGTCAACGGCGCTGAGAACTATCAACAGACTGGAAGATATTCATTTAGGGCAGATTTATATTGACGGAAAAGATATTTGCGATAAGAAGAATGACATAAATCTCATGCGTCAAAATGTGGGAATGGTTTTTCAGAATTTCAACCTTTTTCCGCATATGGATGTGATGAAAAATTTGATTATCGCCCCTATGAAATTGCGTAAGATTTCCAAAAGCGAGGCGGAAGACAGGGCTTTATTCCTCTTGAAAAAAGTCGGACTGGCGGATAAGGTGAAAGCGTATCCTTCCCAATTATCCGGCGGACAGCAGCAGCGTGTCGCCATTGCAAGGGCTTTGGCGATGCAGCCTAATATCATGCTTTTTGATGAGCCGACCTCTGCGCTTGATCCGGAAATGATCGGGGAAGTGCTCGACGTTATGGTAAACCTTGCCAAAGAAGGCATGACAATGGTTGTTGTCACCCACGAAATGGGTTTTGCCCGTCAAGTTGCCGATAGGGTGATTTTTATGGACCAAGGCGTTATTTTGGAACAAGGCGCTCCTTTGCAGGTATTTGATTACCCGCAAAATCCGCGTTTACAGCAATTTTTGAAGCAGATTTTATAA
- a CDS encoding aldehyde ferredoxin oxidoreductase family protein produces the protein MKTSYMGKLARINLTTGQITVESVDLDLAKKFIGGRGLGTAMLYEEGVAKVEPLSADNKLIYITGPMTGTASPTAGRYMVVTKSPLTGMIACSNSGGVWGAKLKYAGWDAIIVEGKAKSWVYINIDDDKIEILPAEKYVGMLSEACDEEFKKVHPNASVLNIGPAGEHLSLLAAIMNDKDRAAGRSGVGAVMGSKNLKAITVTASKNAVEPYSADMLKEAMKTCLLKFKENPVTHEGLPTYGTAVLVNIVNNIGTFPTNNWQSSYYDKADDISGETLKEKYLVKNHYCHRCQIGCGRVVNIDGKIAGGPEYEPLWAYGGNCGNNDLNAIDKANYFCNEYGLDAISTPCTIAAAMELYQLGAIKDAECDGVPLKWGSAEAIVEWTKRMGEASSPLAKLMADGSYRLCEHYGHPEVSMSVKKQEMPAYDARGIQGIGITYATSNRGGCHVRGYMISPEVLGLPEQLDRTTTEGKATWCKIFQDLTAVIDSMGLCLFSSFALGAPDYAALLNAGTGTNYDVNGLLEVGERIYNIERLFNKAAGMKPEDDRLPKRLTESPITDGPSKGMVSQISVTLPQYYEVRGWKEAFPTKETLDRLGLVEK, from the coding sequence ATGAAAACTTCTTACATGGGCAAATTGGCTCGTATCAACTTGACGACAGGTCAAATCACTGTTGAATCCGTAGATTTGGATTTGGCAAAGAAATTTATCGGCGGCCGCGGACTTGGAACGGCGATGCTTTATGAAGAAGGCGTTGCAAAAGTCGAGCCTTTGTCTGCCGACAACAAACTTATCTATATTACCGGACCTATGACAGGCACAGCTTCTCCTACGGCAGGCCGTTATATGGTTGTGACCAAATCACCGCTTACAGGCATGATCGCATGTTCAAACTCCGGCGGTGTCTGGGGCGCTAAGCTCAAATATGCCGGTTGGGACGCTATCATTGTCGAAGGCAAGGCGAAATCTTGGGTATATATCAATATTGATGATGATAAAATCGAAATTTTGCCGGCTGAAAAATATGTCGGCATGTTGAGTGAAGCGTGTGATGAAGAATTTAAAAAAGTTCATCCGAATGCGTCCGTGTTGAATATCGGTCCTGCCGGTGAACATTTATCCCTTCTTGCCGCCATTATGAATGATAAGGACCGTGCAGCCGGCAGAAGCGGTGTCGGTGCGGTAATGGGCTCTAAAAATCTGAAAGCGATTACTGTTACGGCAAGCAAGAATGCCGTTGAACCATACAGTGCCGATATGCTCAAAGAAGCAATGAAAACTTGCCTCTTGAAATTCAAAGAAAATCCTGTCACCCATGAAGGCCTGCCAACGTACGGCACTGCTGTTCTTGTTAATATTGTCAATAATATCGGTACATTCCCGACCAATAACTGGCAAAGCAGTTATTATGACAAAGCCGATGATATTTCCGGCGAAACACTGAAAGAAAAATATTTGGTAAAGAACCATTATTGCCATCGCTGCCAAATCGGCTGCGGACGTGTTGTCAATATTGACGGTAAAATTGCCGGCGGACCCGAATACGAACCGCTTTGGGCTTATGGCGGCAACTGCGGAAACAATGATTTGAACGCTATTGATAAAGCGAACTACTTCTGCAACGAATACGGCTTGGATGCCATTTCCACTCCCTGCACTATTGCGGCTGCAATGGAATTGTATCAATTAGGCGCAATTAAAGACGCCGAATGCGACGGTGTTCCTTTGAAATGGGGCAGTGCGGAAGCCATTGTCGAATGGACGAAACGCATGGGGGAAGCAAGTTCTCCTCTTGCCAAACTTATGGCTGACGGTTCATACCGCCTCTGCGAACACTATGGACACCCTGAAGTTTCCATGAGTGTGAAAAAACAAGAAATGCCCGCATATGACGCCAGAGGTATTCAAGGTATCGGCATTACCTATGCGACAAGCAACCGCGGCGGCTGCCATGTCCGCGGTTATATGATTTCTCCTGAAGTTTTGGGCTTGCCCGAACAATTGGACCGTACCACCACAGAAGGAAAAGCGACATGGTGCAAAATCTTCCAAGATTTAACCGCCGTTATCGACTCCATGGGACTTTGCCTGTTCTCATCATTCGCTCTTGGCGCTCCTGACTATGCCGCATTATTGAATGCAGGCACCGGAACGAACTATGATGTGAACGGTTTGCTTGAAGTTGGTGAACGTATTTATAATATTGAACGTTTATTTAATAAAGCCGCCGGCATGAAACCTGAAGACGATCGTTTGCCGAAACGTCTTACCGAAAGTCCGATTACTGACGGACCTTCAAAAGGCATGGTAAGCCAAATCTCAGTTACGTTGCCGCAATACTATGAAGTCCGCGGCTGGAAGGAAGCGTTCCCGACCAAGGAAACTCTTGATAGATTGGGTTTGGTTGAAAAATAA
- the moaA gene encoding GTP 3',8-cyclase MoaA, whose protein sequence is MQDSFGRLIDYIRVSITDRCNLRCLYCMPENGIDLCGHDEVLRYEEFIRLCRIFAGLGIKKIKITGGEALVRKDALHLMKAIKSIEGIEQVTLTTNGILLEEYVDELVRIGINGINISLDSLDNSEYRKITRVGDVEKVKAGLKKALQYPRLKLKINCVPFDGDKQNILDLVALAQNNPLHVRFIEIMPIGEGKQFNYLKEDSIKALIEEKYGVMRFCYEKLGNGPSRYYSLQGFQGKIGFISAISHKFCHECNRVRLTCTGYLKTCLQYDIGVDLSALIRAGASDAMLENAIRKAVLAKPMEHSFLQKNISCEEQAKMAAIGG, encoded by the coding sequence ATGCAGGACAGTTTTGGAAGGCTTATTGATTATATTCGCGTATCGATTACTGACCGCTGTAATTTGCGTTGTCTTTACTGCATGCCTGAAAACGGAATTGATTTGTGCGGGCATGATGAAGTGCTGCGTTATGAAGAATTTATCCGGTTATGCAGAATTTTCGCAGGGCTTGGTATTAAAAAAATAAAGATTACGGGCGGTGAGGCTTTGGTTCGGAAAGACGCGCTTCACCTTATGAAAGCCATAAAATCCATTGAGGGAATAGAGCAGGTGACCCTCACGACAAACGGTATTTTGCTTGAAGAGTATGTTGACGAACTGGTTCGTATCGGAATAAACGGTATCAATATCAGTTTGGATAGCTTGGACAATTCCGAATACAGAAAAATTACCCGTGTCGGTGATGTTGAAAAAGTAAAGGCGGGTTTAAAAAAAGCCCTGCAATATCCGCGGCTGAAATTAAAAATCAATTGTGTGCCTTTTGACGGCGATAAACAAAATATTTTGGATTTGGTTGCTCTTGCACAAAATAATCCTTTGCATGTGCGTTTTATTGAAATTATGCCCATAGGCGAGGGAAAGCAGTTTAATTATCTGAAAGAAGACAGCATTAAAGCTCTTATTGAAGAGAAATACGGAGTTATGCGATTTTGTTACGAAAAACTTGGCAACGGCCCGAGCCGTTATTATTCTTTGCAAGGTTTTCAAGGAAAAATCGGTTTTATCAGTGCTATTTCCCATAAGTTTTGCCATGAATGCAACCGGGTGCGGTTAACATGCACAGGATATTTGAAAACATGCCTGCAATATGACATAGGCGTTGATTTGTCAGCGCTCATCCGTGCAGGCGCAAGCGATGCCATGCTGGAAAATGCAATAAGAAAAGCCGTGCTTGCCAAACCTATGGAGCATAGTTTTCTGCAAAAAAACATCTCTTGCGAAGAACAGGCGAAAATGGCTGCGATTGGAGGTTGA
- a CDS encoding amino acid ABC transporter permease, whose translation MEHSTEMQEEQQAPLIFTEGPAPIIKTKNQIFTAWSIAFLGAVGILVGLCLYKPETYWEIMLFIPDGLYITFKITIISILFAVPIGFITGLGRLAKNRFINTIASIYVEIIRGIPLLMQLFYIYYALGSILKVSPTVAAVSSLSFCFGAYMGEVFRAGILSISKGQTEAARSLGFNKTQTMFLVILPQALKTIIPPIGNECIALLKDTSLVSVIAVADVLRRGREYATSTFEYFETYTIIALIYLIITLLLSKGMSIIEWRLSHYDKSR comes from the coding sequence ATGGAACATTCCACTGAAATGCAGGAAGAGCAACAGGCTCCTCTTATTTTTACAGAAGGTCCCGCACCTATTATCAAGACAAAAAATCAAATTTTTACAGCTTGGTCTATTGCTTTTCTTGGGGCTGTCGGAATTTTGGTGGGGCTGTGTTTATACAAGCCTGAAACCTATTGGGAGATTATGCTTTTTATTCCCGACGGGCTCTATATAACATTTAAAATAACGATTATTTCCATTTTGTTTGCCGTTCCCATCGGTTTCATTACTGGGCTCGGACGGCTTGCAAAAAACAGGTTTATCAATACCATTGCTTCCATTTATGTGGAAATTATCCGCGGTATTCCGCTTTTAATGCAATTATTTTACATATATTACGCACTTGGAAGCATTTTAAAAGTTTCTCCGACTGTGGCGGCGGTTTCTTCCTTGAGCTTTTGTTTCGGCGCATATATGGGGGAAGTTTTCAGAGCGGGTATTTTATCCATTTCCAAGGGGCAAACTGAAGCCGCCCGTTCTTTGGGATTTAACAAAACGCAGACCATGTTTTTGGTTATTTTGCCGCAAGCTTTGAAAACCATTATTCCGCCTATCGGCAACGAATGCATTGCCTTACTGAAAGATACTTCTCTTGTTTCTGTCATTGCTGTTGCTGATGTTTTGCGTCGCGGCCGCGAATATGCGACCAGTACCTTTGAATATTTTGAAACCTATACGATAATCGCTCTTATTTACCTTATTATCACGCTTTTGCTTTCAAAAGGTATGAGCATTATTGAATGGAGATTATCCCATTATGACAAATCCCGTTAA
- the moaC gene encoding cyclic pyranopterin monophosphate synthase MoaC, protein MQGFSHFDDSGNAVMVDVTEKKSTTRMAVAEGTIFCNKAIIDAILQKNIKKGDVLGVARIAGIMAVKQTAHLIPMCHPLLISKSSIDFEINEEKNCIKALCTVKIEGKTGVEMEALTGVNIALLTIYDMCKAVDKRMLISDIHLVEKHGGKSADFYFDGAK, encoded by the coding sequence ATGCAAGGTTTTTCTCATTTTGACGACAGCGGCAATGCTGTTATGGTTGATGTTACGGAAAAAAAGAGTACAACCCGCATGGCTGTAGCTGAGGGAACGATTTTTTGCAATAAAGCGATTATTGACGCAATCTTGCAAAAAAATATAAAAAAAGGCGATGTGCTCGGGGTTGCGAGGATAGCCGGTATTATGGCTGTAAAACAAACGGCTCATCTTATTCCCATGTGTCATCCTCTTTTAATTTCAAAAAGCAGTATCGATTTTGAAATCAATGAAGAAAAAAATTGTATAAAGGCACTGTGCACCGTGAAAATTGAAGGGAAAACCGGAGTTGAAATGGAAGCTCTTACAGGGGTGAATATCGCTTTGCTGACCATTTACGACATGTGCAAAGCCGTTGATAAACGCATGCTTATTTCCGATATTCATCTTGTTGAAAAACACGGCGGAAAGAGTGCCGATTTTTATTTTGATGGGGCAAAATAA
- a CDS encoding EVE domain-containing protein produces the protein MQYWLFKTEPHCFGIEDLKKAKNQTTSWDGVRNYQARNFMKAMKCGDLGFFYHSGKNPEIIGVVEIVKEAYPDHFAWDMFNEHFDAKSTPEKPLWFMVDVKLAEEFKEPLSRKRLSAELALADMELMKKGSRLSVQPVSKEHFDYIMKIALHK, from the coding sequence ATGCAGTATTGGCTTTTTAAAACAGAACCCCATTGTTTTGGAATTGAAGATTTGAAAAAAGCGAAAAATCAAACGACATCATGGGACGGAGTGCGGAATTATCAGGCTCGTAATTTTATGAAAGCAATGAAATGCGGGGACTTGGGCTTTTTTTACCACAGTGGTAAAAATCCTGAAATCATCGGTGTTGTCGAAATTGTGAAAGAAGCATATCCGGACCATTTCGCATGGGATATGTTCAATGAACATTTTGATGCGAAATCAACACCGGAAAAGCCTTTATGGTTCATGGTCGATGTGAAGCTCGCGGAAGAATTTAAAGAACCGCTTTCCAGAAAAAGATTATCGGCGGAGCTCGCCCTTGCGGATATGGAACTTATGAAAAAGGGAAGCCGGCTTTCCGTTCAGCCTGTTTCCAAAGAACATTTTGATTATATTATGAAAATTGCACTCCATAAATAG
- the adhE gene encoding bifunctional acetaldehyde-CoA/alcohol dehydrogenase, giving the protein MTLQETFTSVREAQKKYSGFSQEQVDKIFREAALAANHARIPLAKLAVQETGMGIEEDKVIKNHFASEYIYNAYKNSKTCGVIDENTSFGTVRIAEPVGVIGGVIPTTNPTSTVIFKALIALKTRNAIIFSPHPRAKHCTIAAAKLVLDAAVEAGAPKNIIAWIENPTLEDTQELMRSADLILATGGPGMVKAAYSSGTPAVGVGSGNTPVIIDKSADIQLAVSSILVSKTFDNGMICASEQSVIVHSEIYKKVKEEFALRGAYILNNKEIQKVRSIILNEKGALNADIVGQRAHTIAKMAGIDVPEEAKVLIGEVESTDLSEPFAHEKLSPVLAMYQASSFDNALAKAEILVKQGGPGHTCGLYIDDIKEKETVSRFARTMKTGRILINSPSSHGGIGDLYNFDIAPSLTLGCGSWGGNSVSENVGIKHLLNIKTVAKRRDNMLWFKIPQKVYFKFGCLPIALKELAGKKRAVIVTDKQLAQLGYTDHITKVLEDLHIQYRIYSDVEADPTLAIVRQGAKMLLEFEPDVIIALGGGSAIDAAKIMRVLYEYPNTNFIDLAMTFMDIRKRIVDFPKLGIKAGLWCVATSAGTGSEVTPFAVITDEQSGIKYPLADYELTADVAIVDPELMLSMPKGLTAASGIDVLTHAIEAYVSIMATEYTSPLALEAIRLVFDNLEKSVKEGANAIYEKERMANASCLAGMAFANAFLGVCHSMAHKLGSNFHLPHGIANALMLEESIRFNATDKPNKMAAFSQYDHPNASERYAKISELMGLCAVKDSTEQKIEALIKRINELKTNIGIKASIREYDIKEETFLAKLDKMVEEAFNDQCTGANPRYPLMSEIKQMYLNAYYGEKK; this is encoded by the coding sequence ATGACGTTACAAGAAACATTCACATCGGTTCGCGAAGCTCAAAAAAAATATAGCGGGTTCAGCCAGGAACAGGTTGACAAAATTTTCCGTGAAGCGGCACTTGCCGCAAACCATGCCCGCATTCCTTTGGCAAAGCTTGCCGTACAGGAAACCGGCATGGGAATAGAGGAAGACAAAGTCATTAAAAACCACTTCGCTTCGGAATACATTTATAATGCCTATAAAAATTCCAAAACCTGCGGCGTTATTGATGAAAACACAAGTTTCGGCACAGTCAGGATTGCGGAACCGGTAGGCGTTATCGGCGGCGTAATTCCGACAACAAATCCTACATCGACAGTTATTTTTAAAGCGCTTATCGCCTTGAAAACAAGAAATGCGATTATTTTCTCTCCTCATCCGCGCGCAAAACACTGCACCATCGCAGCGGCAAAACTTGTTTTGGATGCCGCAGTAGAAGCGGGAGCCCCCAAAAATATCATCGCTTGGATAGAAAATCCCACTCTTGAAGACACCCAAGAACTTATGCGTTCCGCCGACCTCATTTTGGCGACAGGCGGACCGGGCATGGTGAAAGCGGCTTATTCTTCCGGCACGCCTGCCGTCGGTGTCGGTTCCGGCAATACACCTGTCATTATTGACAAAAGTGCGGACATCCAACTTGCCGTCAGCTCCATTTTGGTGTCAAAAACCTTTGACAACGGCATGATTTGCGCTTCCGAACAATCCGTCATCGTTCATTCTGAAATCTATAAAAAAGTGAAAGAAGAATTTGCTCTTCGCGGAGCGTATATCCTCAATAACAAGGAAATACAAAAAGTCCGCAGCATCATATTGAATGAAAAAGGCGCATTGAATGCAGACATTGTCGGACAACGCGCCCATACCATTGCAAAAATGGCAGGAATTGACGTGCCGGAAGAAGCGAAAGTTCTGATTGGCGAAGTTGAATCAACGGATTTGTCAGAACCGTTCGCCCATGAAAAACTTTCTCCCGTGCTCGCCATGTATCAGGCTTCTTCCTTTGACAACGCCCTTGCGAAGGCAGAAATTTTAGTTAAGCAGGGCGGTCCCGGACATACATGCGGACTGTATATTGATGACATCAAAGAAAAAGAAACCGTTTCCCGTTTCGCCCGCACCATGAAAACCGGCCGCATTCTCATCAATTCACCTTCCTCCCATGGCGGCATCGGGGACTTGTATAACTTCGATATTGCGCCGTCTTTGACCTTGGGCTGCGGCTCATGGGGCGGCAACAGCGTATCGGAAAACGTCGGTATCAAACACTTATTGAATATCAAAACAGTAGCTAAAAGAAGGGATAATATGTTATGGTTCAAAATTCCTCAAAAAGTGTACTTTAAATTCGGCTGTCTGCCCATTGCCCTGAAAGAGCTTGCCGGCAAAAAACGTGCTGTTATTGTTACCGACAAACAATTGGCGCAGCTCGGCTATACGGATCACATCACAAAAGTTTTGGAAGACTTGCATATCCAATACAGGATTTACTCCGATGTTGAGGCCGACCCGACCCTCGCCATTGTCCGCCAAGGCGCAAAAATGCTTTTGGAATTTGAACCGGATGTGATTATCGCCTTAGGCGGCGGTTCAGCCATTGATGCGGCGAAAATCATGCGTGTGCTTTATGAATATCCGAACACGAACTTCATCGATTTGGCAATGACGTTCATGGATATAAGAAAACGTATCGTCGATTTTCCGAAGCTGGGCATTAAAGCCGGACTTTGGTGCGTGGCGACCTCTGCCGGAACCGGTTCGGAAGTTACGCCTTTTGCCGTCATCACCGACGAACAGTCAGGGATAAAATATCCCCTTGCAGACTATGAGCTCACTGCCGATGTCGCCATTGTCGACCCTGAACTTATGCTTTCCATGCCTAAGGGGTTGACCGCCGCGTCCGGCATTGACGTATTGACACATGCCATTGAAGCGTATGTTTCAATTATGGCGACAGAATATACAAGCCCGCTTGCTCTTGAAGCCATCCGCCTTGTCTTTGACAATTTGGAAAAATCGGTCAAAGAGGGAGCCAATGCAATTTACGAAAAAGAACGCATGGCGAATGCTTCCTGTCTGGCAGGCATGGCGTTTGCAAATGCTTTCCTTGGTGTTTGCCATTCCATGGCGCATAAGCTGGGTTCAAACTTCCACCTGCCGCATGGCATTGCAAATGCGTTGATGCTTGAAGAAAGCATACGGTTCAATGCAACCGACAAACCCAATAAAATGGCGGCATTTTCCCAATATGACCATCCGAACGCATCGGAACGCTATGCAAAAATCTCCGAACTTATGGGACTTTGCGCTGTAAAAGACAGCACGGAACAAAAAATCGAAGCCCTTATCAAACGTATCAACGAATTAAAAACCAATATCGGTATCAAAGCAAGTATCAGGGAATATGACATTAAAGAAGAGACCTTCCTTGCAAAGCTTGATAAAATGGTTGAGGAAGCATTCAACGACCAATGCACGGGAGCAAATCCGCGCTACCCGCTTATGAGCGAAATAAAACAAATGTACCTCAATGCTTATTATGGTGAAAAGAAATAA